tgacgtatacaattttctgacgtcagacaatcaaatcaataaatgtgttcgtagatagtagatgtttttgtgttctgttaaattgttccttttaatattgttaaacgatgatgactgatgtacccatattttgactattttatttattgtgtctgtttatttaacgcatcaatgtaaaaatatcggaaattgatgagactgtcaataaagtgagagggttagcgctatagaaccaggtttaatccaccattttctacatttgaaaatgcctgtaccaagtcaggaatatgacatgtcttgtccattcgtttttgatgcgttttaattgttatttgattttgccatgtgattatggactttcccaattgatcttcctttaggttcagtatttttgtgattttactttttagatacaTTTGAGAAATGCACTTCTTATATTATCAAGTTCAGGTACACCATATGTTTGCCTTATTTGAATAACAACAATTCCAACACCATCAGGTTGTGTAGCTGGATTCGGGTTTTGATTATCGAACTTGTTTGGTAATATCATAACTCCTGACTTGTTAAACTATCTATCCTTACTAGTTTTTTTGGCGTTCCTGATAAAAGCAAATCCCGAAAAGCTATTCAAATCCACgaaatcttatttttatttataataattacattttaaagtaatcctAAGATACttttgtattattattcaatGCATGATATAGTGCAGTCAATATTATTGACTATAGgggaagaagaaaaataaatcttataTACCTTGAATACATGAAAAGATTTTcatgtttaatgttttatattatttccTCGTATGAACTTGAATACATTTGTTGTGTAAGCTAATACATCAAACGCCTCTGGTTTTTACAAGGAAGATATAACCGAAACGATAAACGACTATAAACagtttaaaagtgtttttttcttaAGATGCTTACCCGCTACACTTGACTATAGGAACAGTGATTGTAAGTGTTgcctttttattgattttgtttaaatgttcATTTTACATCATCAACATAATTTATCAATACATTATATTagatttattaaataatattatgtaaaaattatttattgttttggcAGGTTAATgcttatcaaaatatataattaagtTACAGTTGATCTAAAGGTTACGATCAGACagtgttttgatctgagcgtcactgatgggtcttatgtagacgaaacgcatgtctggcgtatttaattataatcctggtaccttaattataattaattattcacaacactgggtcgatgccactgctggtggacgtttcgtcccctagggtatcaccagcccagtagtcagcacttcttattccatgaatagattacattaagtagccgtatttggcataaatttttgaaattttggattttcaatgctcgtcaactttgtgcttgtttggctttataactattttgatctgagcgtcactgatgagttttatgtagacgaaacgcgcgtctggcgtattaaattacaatcatggtacctttgatagctatttaatatataataaacgGAAATTTTcacgaaaaatgtttaaaaactaaTGTACAAgatttccctttggtatcttttgtccctcttttgtagacgaaacacgcgtctttCCGCATCTTTACTTTCTTGGGTATCAACCCTTAAGGTTTTTTGAACCTGCTATCTCCTTTAATTTATGCTTGACGAAATACTACAtcgaaacttttttttattaattgtgcaGGCAATCCTATTTGAAATGATTAATCATGGCAATTTAATAAAAGTTTTTGAATATTAGCTTCAAGCAGAGAAATTTAATAATTACTGGCGTCACAAAAAGCGAAAGCAAGTCTATTTATCGCTCTACGACGCCCGTCAGTCTGCAGGACAAACCTTGTGTAGAGATTTATTCGAGAACTAATGTCTTTGCTGCCATTGTAGggaattatttcatatttggttTTCAACGTTTAACCTCATTATGTTGAGCAGTAAGCAATTTAACATCTTATGTGCAGCAACTTTCGTTTAAGCCGAACATTCGAAGTTTCGCTCATTAACTCATTGTACAAAGAAAATTTTCTGCAACGTTGTTTTGGATTCAATGAAGGGGAATGATCTGTTATACCAAATTCTTCATAAACATGTGAATTATATCAATTGCATGCAGGAACACAGGTCGAGATCCGCTAATGGTCCTCCTTTGAACCTGTAGCACCGTGACAAAAGTGTCATTAAATTTGTTAAAACAGGTATATGcaaatcatattgtctataactAATCATCAGttaaattaaatgttattttcttttaagGAGAGCAAAGGAAAAATGGAAACCATTAAATCCATATTTAGAGCTGCCTTTGTGCTACCTCTTACGGCAGGAAACGTTGTAGCAGGGAAATCAAATGGAAAGCTGATGCATGACGGCAGGATTTCTGGTTTAACCATTTTATCAAGTTCTGTTATAATTGTAGCAGAGATTATGCTAACAGCAGTCGGTATTCAACAAAATAACGAAAGGGCTTTAGATGTAGCACGCCCATTTCTTATCGTTTTGAATTTCTGTGGCATTGTGTCATGCCTTGCAGTAGGATGTAGAGAGAAACAAAGAAATCGACAAAATATCAACAGCAGTTTAGCAAATGCTACAAAATCACTCCGACTGAAGTTTTTATGTTTATTCTGCTTCGGATGTGTAATTTATCGAATTATAAAATTAGCGGTACATGTCAAATGTAAAGTATATTTACGTCCAAATGATAGTGTCGGACAGGCAGTTTTATTTGATTTCGCATCAGTGATGTTTCATACggtacaattattttttatatatattttttcaaagcaAGAATTCAGGCGTTCACTTTTCACATGTTATGGGCTGATCATGCTTGTAGTAGCTAATTTCTCCAATTGGATTTATCATTCTGCGCATGGGTACGACTTTTTATCGAATAACTCTAGCTCTCATAGCCATTCCAATATTTCACGGTGCCATCATAGCAAGACAGAGACATCACTTGAAGATTATCCAGATTTAGCAAATCCGTTCTTAGATCCCATGCGTTTAGAATACTCTCTTTTATCGTTAATTTTCATTTCTGAAATGTGGCCGCAAATGCGATCATATGTATTCAGAAGTCATGACGATGATAATGACGAACTTTATGTCAATACTGAGTTAACACCTTTATTACAAAGTGGAGATCAACAACAGGTAACGGCAATTGCAAGGAATATAGTTTCCAGTGCCAGGACAAAGTACAGTACAATAGCTTTAGGAGCATTGTTTATATCGCCTCGATTGGTGTTAGAATTTATGGAAACTGTTGCTCTTATCAAGATAGATTTCGGGCTTTTGTCAATTTACATTAACATTGCAGAACACGTACTTTTAATCATTGTTGTAGTCCGATCCTTTCATATCATGTCAAATCAGTGCCAGCCCAGAAATTCGGATGATTCCTGCTCTGTAGGAGATATTATGTTGATATTAAGTTTTCTTGCAACCGTTGGGTATTACTCGATGCATTTAATGGCTCATATTTTCGCATTGGTTCCGAGTTATCGAATCATTTTGACCATTAAAGGTTTGATCCGCATAATTGCATACTATTTTCAAACTGTATACATTttgcaaatgaaaaaatatagaattGTATCTACCAATGGGCAAACATCTGTTCGTTTCATGTGCCTGTTTTTAAGCCTTGTTCATCTAGGTTTCTGGTTTTCAGATACATTTTTCGTTGCACAGTTCCTATACAAAAACAGTCTTTACAATACATTTTTGTATGCGAACATACAAAAAGTTAGACAATTCTGGTTtccttttgtaatattttttaaatttgaatgttttatttcattgtatGGTCTTTATAAATctaagtaaatataaatattgacGAAAGGAATCTCTTTACACGgaatattttatctttatttcaattgTTCAACTTAAATGATTGAAATGAAATATGGAAGCGTCACATACAGTTCATTTTCGTTCAAGCTGTATCTACATTCCATCTGAAAAGGCAAAAAATATAACACGTTGTTCGTTCTTTGcaataaatatgaatttattacGTTGCATTTTTGTAAATGTAGACAATGCAATTTCTAATAAGAACTCCCTTTGCGACTCAAACTGTGTCATGCACTTCTACTATGAAGTTCCTTAAAAAATTATATCTTAGAatggaaagttgatatgcactactttattattcaaaggtcaaaacatatTTTCAACAACTATATGTTCCAAACGTCAAAGAGTTTAAATGTTTACTTAAATTATGCGCTGCACCTTTCTTCACTTATCATTCAATACCACCGCCTACCATGTGCATGTATACTGGTAACAttaccacattatgtatgtatgagACGAACCATATTCCCcaaaacagctgtatttacaaagtgcaaccttttaATAATATGCATGAAGTCTCATGTATTTATCAACTGAATTACTAAGAATTTTGTCGTTTGATTCCTGCGATATTATTTCACTGTTATATACTTCCTGTTCAATTGTTATACAAttgtcaaaagaaaaatgcaataTAATACTGCAATTAAATAAAcgcatcaaagataccaggaatGAATATCTATATTTCGCCTACGTCTACCTAAATAGACCAATCAGtcacgctcaaatcaaaatatcttaaaaagaaCATTAAAAAGAGGAAggtgtagagcattgaggaccaaaaatttataaacgttttgcaaaatacagctaatgtaatgtatttctgaggtagaaaacccAGATTTCAATCCTGtgtctttgatgagtttatttaatactaaCTGTTAAGTTTCGACTGCATCTCACATTAGACCTATAAAGGCGGAAATTGTTATGCTTGGTATATAAATTGAAaccataatgtttttttttgttaaaaggaagtttattttttaaatgatgtttCTATAAGGAAACAGTTATCTGAAACTTCATCctttattatttatgtttatgaatAAATGCACTTCGTCTTAACTATAATCCTGCAAATGAGAATCTTAtccaaaattatttttctgattttaattaCGAATCTAGGTTTACTTAGTTATTtctttacttatttatttattttaaagacatACTGTATGAGTTTGGACCAAGAAGGCTAAACAGTTGTTTGTATttacttaaatttgaaaaattgtgtattaaaaaatttaaaacaacactTTATGTTTCCATGCGTCCGAATAGCTATTCTTGTTTcatcttcatcaggaacgcccTAAGTCGAATATTTGGAAACAAacgatgtaaaaagtaaaatgacgaacatactccaaggaaaattcaaatttgaaagtcCCTTATTTATCGAATTGCACAAGGAAAAGTTACAACACGCCAAACTACTGGAAACTTCTCTCATATTTCTACTGACGTGGTATATGCTTtgccttatgtagaaaatgatggatttaaACCTGTTTTCATAGAttgccaaacctctcacttgtatgcctgacgcataaaattccattgtattgacaactatgtgtgaacaaaacaaacacacataatATAGGGGTGCAGCAGTCAATATTGTTATAATCTTATTCactttaaagaaaacaaatgtcagcaagaattttttttatatatatacagcaTAGTTCATCAATTTTCTACTCAGACACGGATGACGTTTTGTAAAGCCTGGGTAACAGGTACTTATGTGggagaaattgataatttaaaaataatcattgtcttttttgtcataaatttagtACTGAGATGACCGCTTATGTTAAATTAGAGGTATAGGTCAAAAGCTAAGGCGGATGCAGCCGCGACTGCtgtttctttataatttgtaGTATTtaagtttataatatatatatttatgaaaccCAATCAGAGAAGTATTGATTGTAAATGGAAAGAACAGCATGAATATATCTCAATGTGAAATTATATGATCTGATCTTctctgatattttttgtttttgacaagtaCTTGTATCTGAAGAACTCATATGAAAATAGAAAAGAGTCGGCAAGAAAAAGCAGACATATCGTGCCAATAGACATGCCGCCAATTTGTTGAAAAATCTCAAAATTTTGCAACTCTGTTGCCAATAAGGAACTGGCCGTTCAAACTCCAGCATACTAATTaattgttcctctgtgtagcatgtttcaCCTATGACTATTTACCATACTTTTGTGTATGCCACAGTACAGTATCATAATTTATGAATtgatagcgtatgctaccattttaatactgaaaagcattgtggattgtTTTTGTTAAACGAATTTTCAGTTTCACATGGGTAATGATGGGATGTAGGGGAGTATTAAAAAAATCACATAGTTCTAGATTAAATATCAAATAGAAGTTCTTTATAGTTTTTTTAGAATTCATATATATGGTTATCGCCACTACGCGAGTAACAATTTTCAGAGTATCATGAGTATATCTGGAGACCCTTTTTTACTGctgacagattttttttctcagtataaaaacaatcaatttttaaaacatgccGGCACTTTATAGTTGTTAACATGGAATTTGCGAGTACCCATACACACAAGGTGATTCCTTATATTTACTATTCACTGCTATGTTttttgaagccatgaaggacttatgattcgcaAAATGAACCGCAACAGTTGTAGAAAACAAGTATATGATTCCGTCAATAAGCCATTGTTGTTTTAGTTTTAAAtgttccttatatatatatatatataaaaaaagcttacacaagaaaaataaattcagtAAAAATTCGTCCCAATAAACCGTGAACGTTTGATAAACACCTGATAAACACCTGCTGAGAAATAATGAATAGCACAAATATTTTCACACAGCACAtacactcatcaaagataccaggaattttgtatttgcgccagacgctcgtttcgtctacaaaagactcatcaatgacgctcgaataaaagaCAATAGCAATCAAAACCCAGGAGTAAaaaaagactcataaaaccaaaagacgtttacatcaacagttacaaataataaataagaaataacacgaactccactaaaagccggagtgaaatcaggtgctccggaagggtaagcttttcatgcaccgtatacggcaccctgtttttagtttattttttagtttattgcACGCATGGTGTAATGCTAATTTGTAATtataatgttttttattttaaatttatagttattaaatttcaatattattatgcttttttgtaattattatacatttttttcaagtaatatcaggTGCAGCAATTtttgaattacatgtaattgtaatttatGACATTACCTGAGAGAAAAAACCTTGTGTAATTTCATGCATTACATTATATTACATGGCATTACTTGTTTCACATACTAAATATCGATCTTTCACAGATTGTTTGAGATTTAGCTAAAGTAGAATTTCAGATTTGTGGATTAATTACATTTTCTTAAAAACATAACCatttggatatattttttttatttgcaaagcATCACTGTTAAagtattctattttttttcaaaacatcaatGAATACCTTGCAATTAATTGTCGTAATTAAATAACAGGAAAATTGACCATTGTCATAAAACACTAATTAGTTTGTTTAACAATCAATCTTTTCACCACTTTGACTCTTGTTCATAAATTAATCTCTTTGTTTAATATTAGATTAGGAAAGAAATTATCAGTACATATTTTTGATCggaattaataaaacaaatgaatatttataaaattaaagtaaacattagttaaattaaatattaaacttCATCTTTTTTTCTAAAGAAACCTTGAAACCCCTATGATGTTAATATGTAATAGTCGTATTGAATAGACTTttacttgatatatatatacttaaatttAATATGTATAAGCAACAAACATTAAACCTTTGTTActtcatgttattttttaaaatgtttgatttttttctcttaaaattaacatttacaaatataatgtGTAATGTGATGTATTACTTTGCAAAAATAATTGTAATGGAATGCATTGCTTTGATAAAtgtatgtaattgtaattgtaatttaatgcatggttttgtcaaagtaaCTGTAAACTAATAcatggttttgtcaaagtaattgttatataatatctatatcccttcttaataagtctattcaaaggttttgttagtttttgaggtgaatactgacacctttgtgctttattaaagaatatttcattaaaaattcgatgtgaaatacctgaaagtataagaagtctgcatgttgagctatatttacgaatgatgtccttatacatgttataccgatgataaaatttagtaaatgttttgactagtttgtgatatcgaaaaccctggtgtataCATAGTTTtgtcaaagtaattgtaataaaatgcattacattgcaatgtaattcCCCCTATGCATAGTTTATTGTATTATCTTTTACAGTTGCAATAAGTCAGCCTTAATGCATTATTATTGGGTGATTTAGCTAATCTATTTCCAAGAGAACAAATTGTATTTctggaatcgaaccaggaacctttgtgttagtagtccgatacACTCACCACTACACCATGGCTATTTCATAAAGTTATAAGTACTGCAACAAGTATTATATACTTATGGTGTCGTggaaaaattcaaattatttgtttttttcgatGCTAAGAAAAACCAATAGAAAGGACGTTTAACAATATAAACGGAATGTAATTCTTTGAGTTAATTTTTCATTTGCCAGTTTCACATTATAAAGAGAAAGCAATCATTTGacatcaatacatttttttaggtTTTGTATTTGAATGATGATTTTTGGTTCGAAAGAAACTGACTTTTTGTGGCTTAAAATAGATTTCATTAGTTTTTTCTTACTAAGTAGTCAATACCATTAAGAATGATATCGCCAATTAGTTTATTCGAAGATTGAATGTCTTCTACACTGGTTTCTTCATATAAATGTCCATTTAAAAGTACTTGGAAGGGACCATAGTTCTTCTTTATTTCTTTAGGgtgtttaaaattaacaaaatattcaatgctttttaacaATGATCTGGTAGATCAGTAGGTGGAATAATATAAAGTTATTGATGGTATAAAATAAATTCTATGATATCAGCATGCAATCTACTGTGCTCTTACCATTGCCTCTCATAAAATGTAAAGTAGCCAAGTGAATAATCAAGAAATCTTCCGTTTACAATTCTCACCTTTTTACATAATTTCTTTCTTTCTAAGGATAAATACGGTATACAATCTTCAGGTACTGGACAGTCTATAAAATTCTCATTAACACCATCATTTTTAATAAAGTCATTTAACTTGTGTGTGCATTTAAATCACCGCTTAAAATCATCTCACCTAGAAAATATCATCTTCCCATTATGTGAATGTCAATTCAGAAAAATCTTTATTATCATAGGGTGTGCAAGTAAAACATAGAAAACTTCTGAAAGTTATTGTTTAACCATATTGAAAAGTTGTATTATTTCTAGGGATGTCAACTCGAGGATGATTTCTTAATCGATTACTCGTTTGGGTACTCGCTCGGTGAAACATTTTCAAAATGGAAAGACAAAAAAATACCCATTTTATGTATTGTAGGTTGTTGTCTTATGGAAATTATTACATTGGAATTTTATACCAAAATGTATAGCTCATTAACCACATGTTCTTATTATGTAAACTGGTAATACATTAATCTATTTATTTAATATCTATAGATTTTTttactcaaacaacagtatttgGTAACCGTaaacaaacacattttatgaTAACAAAGGGGTGATAATTATAACTTACTGATGTCATTAATCATTTTCTGAGGGTCGATACAGGGTGCAACGAAtttgttcttatttaaaaataaaaaaaatattttttcaactttttctgGGAGGTAACGATTTCTCAAATTTGTTAGATAATTAACAGTCCTACTGTTGAAAATATATGCTCTGACGATACAGAGGTGGGGAACTGACTGAGATAAGCTAAAAGTGTCAGCCTAGGAAAAATGCTCTTGTTCATAAAACCTATATATACCTCTGTTTTGATGAATTATAAATGACAGTTAAACACAAACAATTGAATCGTATTCTAATTAATTTTGAgtaatatagaatgaaattcaaaacagtgtggctgtggccattgattgacacattaaattcatccattgactgggacaatttacttgaacgtttgtctgtaacgaccactcttcacgacgtacctacgatagacatttaactgtggggtcaccaaaggtttcttaatgcctttaattataaaaataattcgaaaaattaatcaggaataacctttatgttttgatttatattattgatataaatcaaaacatcgtgttatttctgattaatttttcgaattactttattaaggtgttgagaacctttggtgaccccatagtttaagtgtctttaaaaagtacatagtgagcagtggtcgttacatacaaacgttcacctaaattgtcccagtcaatggatgaatttaatgtgtcaatcaatggccacagccacactgttttgaatttcattctataatgTCCTGGGAGGTACActcaataaacatatttttttgtttaaacttaaGAAAGCAACAGTAAACCGATTTGTCGAGTATCAATTTGGTAATACTCGGTACTACCGAGCCTTgctcgagtactcgttgacatcTCGTATTATTTTATTACcttttaaatttaacttttataaatacTAGCATGTCAGCTGATGGTCTCCCCCTTTATTGCCTAAGTAGGCttaactataacatgtataaagggaGATATAAAACCTTGAAGATTTCCAGAATACTCTCTCTACGGGGCGTCGAATGGGACTCTTGtagttttgtactcgaaattcaattttgtacggacaaaagtgagttttatTCCACAAAAATGTGTTCAGTTTAAccaaatttgtagcatactacaaatttaaattttacacaaaattaagtttaaagaaattataatattataatcaggTCAAATAAAGAGCTTCCAGTAGGTGTTTGCTCATGGAAAAGCCAACTACCAGAcgaaaatgttatttatttcattaaaaaaaatctatcttttacctttctttttttaaaagataaaagattAAAAATGTTCAGATGGAAACTACTGCATAATATTTTAGCTATCAACCATAATCTTATCGCTGGAAGGTAGTTAATAGTGAAAACTGTGAGCTATGTTTCAAATCTGATAGCTATACtaattttttctttgaatgcACATGGGTAAACAATTATTGGATATTACTACACAAAATATTTATGTATCTTAATATTGGTCAACATGTTTTTTGTCTGAAAAATCTTGTAATAGGGTACACAATTGAAGATGTTGAATATTATGTTCTTCATCATATTATAACAATTGTTTGCTTTGTGATTTATAAATgcttttatttatcagaaaagAGAACCAAATATGTGAATATGATGTCAATCCGAAAACACGAAATTGATACACAAATTTTATATCATCCAGAAAATTTCCTTTTgagaaaatttcaaagaaaatttttagaaatttgattCTCTGTCTGTCTTGTTTAAATTTAATTCACCTAGTTTTTTGAGAATCACaaaaatttcaatgaaataaaaagaagaacaatttctaaacaaaatgcctctttaattttttgtttgaatatcagATATAGTATATTATTCAATGTTTAGTATATTATTCAATGTTAAGTGTATTTCTAAAAAACAATCATAATTCAATTATACTGACCTCTTGATCCGATCAGAAACCATGCTCTTTCACAATTCGCTTAATCCGAAACTAAAAGCTAAACAAAGACGGTCAAAGCTCCGTTTTCCTtttggtgtcagaccaccaattaaaaatctctatctgttcaaccaaattttgcaattttcacagctttctaaatattttaccttaagtttaacttcaaggaaaccaggtatatcctaaATTGTACATGTATCCCCTTTATACATGCCAactttcaaccaatgtttaaagtcttgtaacaaatttctaatcttgaaaagacaggtactaccaaaataactcccggttttctggaaatcttaaattagtgtactatgtagcgcattaatcctgaatttttaatgcaaactcatagacaagtgaattttggctcaaaatggtctaaatatatttccctttcaccaaaagtttcatttctgcaaatttgttggttagtttaagtaaacaatgacatcaaaagcactattttgtgtcagagtaggactacttttacgttctaaattggagggagtaattagtggtctgacacctaaagagccaaaaaagttgctcagaaatctttgctttgctttattcttaatccttagtcaatttgaagtcagaaacatcctatctgagcataatgcgacttatattacaaatttcacagctcaatttaaactgactgtaatgtataactttgatagaaaatacttgaaaatttcattttggactacaggaacataaactttcaatatcaagatcagttttgttgatttttttcttgtttgttctactactTAAAAGACagtccacaatttttacaatgggttaagtaaaaaatccagggtattgaagagtcaaggaatattgaccccccttttttacacctggtgtaagtaatgggactattaaatgatcaaaagtgcagtcatggtcatttaactgtttttatttagtATCAGTTGATAGAACTTAaggtataaaactttcatttgagatactaaatgggatttttgtgagtttttgcaatgtttacatcaggctatgttatctgccaaatacatgctatgacgcaatgatataagggataaacatcacataatttcattaaatcttgatgacaacaactttttttggta
This genomic window from Mytilus galloprovincialis chromosome 9, xbMytGall1.hap1.1, whole genome shotgun sequence contains:
- the LOC143044770 gene encoding uncharacterized protein LOC143044770 — its product is METIKSIFRAAFVLPLTAGNVVAGKSNGKLMHDGRISGLTILSSSVIIVAEIMLTAVGIQQNNERALDVARPFLIVLNFCGIVSCLAVGCREKQRNRQNINSSLANATKSLRLKFLCLFCFGCVIYRIIKLAVHVKCKVYLRPNDSVGQAVLFDFASVMFHTVQLFFIYIFSKQEFRRSLFTCYGLIMLVVANFSNWIYHSAHGYDFLSNNSSSHSHSNISRCHHSKTETSLEDYPDLANPFLDPMRLEYSLLSLIFISEMWPQMRSYVFRSHDDDNDELYVNTELTPLLQSGDQQQVTAIARNIVSSARTKYSTIALGALFISPRLVLEFMETVALIKIDFGLLSIYINIAEHVLLIIVVVRSFHIMSNQCQPRNSDDSCSVGDIMLILSFLATVGYYSMHLMAHIFALVPSYRIILTIKGLIRIIAYYFQTVYILQMKKYRIVSTNGQTSVRFMCLFLSLVHLGFWFSDTFFVAQFLYKNSLYNTFLYANIQKVRQFWFPFVIFFKFECFISLYGLYKSK